The sequence CGCATCCATACCCAATGATGGTCCGGGATTTCCAAAGCGTCATCGGGTTAGAGATAAGAGGGCAGATTTTGGAGAAGGAGGGGAGGCTGCCGGACATATTGGTAGCGTGTGTTGGCGGTGGAAGCAACGCCATGGGAACATTCTATCCATTCCTAGACGACTTGGAGGTTGAGTTATATGGTGTTGAGGCAGCTGGTGAGGGGATAGAGACCGGGAGACATGCCGCCTCCCTATGCGCTGGCTCAGAAGGGGTTTTTCATGGCATGAGAACATATGTTCTACAGGATGAGGATGGCCAAATAACGACGACGCATAGCATATCAGCTGGCTTAGATTATCCTGGAGTTGGACCTGAACACTCGTTCCTAAAAGAGGTTGGGCGCGCCAAGTATGTTGCTGTAACTGATAGAGAGGCCGTGGAGGCTTTCCTTGAGCTCTCTAGGAGCGAGGGCATAATACCGGCCTTAGAGCCGTCTCATGCCTTAGCCTACGCTATGAGGATTGCGCCGAATCTAAGCAGGGACACCATAATAGTTGTCACATTGTCCGGAAGAGGCGATAAAGATGTTGAGGTTGCCGCATCCTACCTAGGTGTCAAGATATGAGGGCCATAGAGGAGAAATTTAGGAGTCTAGGTAGGCGCGGTGAAGGCGCATTAATAGGGTACGTTACGTGCGGCGACCCGATGCCAGACTACACGCTGAAGATAGCTAAAGCGCTGATTAGCGGCGGAATTGATATGCTTGAGCTCGGCATACCTTTCTCAGACCCAATAGCCGACGGCCCAATTATACAGCGCGCCGCCATGAGGGCGCTTAAAGCCGGCGTAAGGCCGCTTACCGTGATGGAGACCGCTAAAAAAATATCTGCGGCTCATCCAAACACGCCAATCATCATATTAACGTATTTCAACCTGATTTTCAAAGCTGGGCTGGAAAGATTCTTTAATCTCGCTAAAGAAAACGACATTGACGGGGTTATTGTCCCAGACCTATCTGTGGAAGAAGCCTCAGAGTATAAGGCTGTAGCCGAAAGATACGATGTTGACACAATTTTTCTCGCAGCCCCTTCAACTCCAAATGGACGCCTCAAGAAGATTATCGAGTATTCCTCAGGATTCATATATCTAGTTTCAGTTCACGGAGTCACAGGCCCTAGAGAGAGGCTAAGGAAAGAAAGCATCGATTTTGTTAGGAGGGCTTCCTCAATGTCTGGCGGAAAGATCCCTATAGCTGTCGGGTTTGGGATATCTAAGCCTTCCCATGTTAGGAGAGTTATCGCCGAAGGTGCTGACGGCGCAATAGTCGGAAGTAAAATCGTCAAAATCATGGAGGAAAACATTGATAATGAGGCAAGAATGCTCTCAAAGATAGAAAGTTTCATTAGGGTCCTCAAGAAGTCAACTGTGAAGAACTCTAGCTCCGCTATGAGATTTTAAATGCTCAAGAATATGCATACATGCTCATTAGCGTTTGAGAATATAAGCTCTTTTTTCAAAAATCTTATATTATTGTCCCGCCATTTGCTTAGGTGAAATAACTGGTGGAAATTAATGCTTGGCATTTTTCGGAAATCTAAAGAGAGGAAAGGGGGAAAGAAGGCGGTTAATCGAGCGCAAAGGCGCCTAGACGAGTACAAGCCAGCGCCGGAGGAAAGCTCTCCACCGTGGGTTGCATCTTTCAGAGAGGTGGAGAATGAGGTAGATAATAACGTTAAGTCTCTTCATCTTCACATCAAAAATATTAAGGAAACATCCTTGAAAATTGAGGAGCTAACGAAGATATTTAAGGCTGGCGAAATACCTGAAAACGTATATAATATTCTTTTAGTCGAGCTGAGCAGCAACCTATCGTCATTAATAGGTGAAATGCTCAGAATCAGGGAGAATTTAGAGCTGCTTAGAGCGAGAGCTAAGCTTGAGTGGGCAAAAGAAAAAATTGATATGGGGAGCATTTTTGAAAGCCAGTCTTTTTCTAAAGACTACTATTATTATAGAGGGTTACCGGTAATTAAGTGGCAGGACGTAATAAGCAAAATTGACAGCGCTTTATCATCGCTATCCTTCGAGGAAGAGCTATCCATTATTGAAAAGTATCTGTCAATAATCAGAGATAAATCTTCTTCAGGAGGATTGAAGGAAACCGAAGATATCAAGCAGATCTGTCAGCAGCGCTTAAGCGTGTTTTCAGAGAAGTGGGTTTCTATAAGACATGAAAAGGTTAGAAAAATAATAGATTTGGAGGCAAGAGCATCGCAGCTAAGGGATAGCATTAAGGAGATTGAAGTTAGGTTCGCGGTAGGGGAATTCGATAAAAACCTATACGAGATGAAGATAGGTCAGCTGCAAGGGGCTTTAAAGAGTGTGGAGAAAGAGATATCGGATCTTAGGAATTACATTAGTGAAATAGATCAGAAAATATTTAAGATAACTGAGTTATTGAGGGAGGATAGGCAAAATATTGGCGTGTGATGGAAAAACATTAGCTAAAACGATTCTAATACTGATGAATGCCATATTCTTTTTAGTGCTTTGCATGGCGCCGTTAACAGCATTATGCTCAACTCTATCAAAATATAATAGCGCAGAAAACACCAATGTAAACGTGACTTTGGTGATAAGTAGCGGGGATGGAAAGATTATCCCCAATAATTTAACTGTTTCCATATACGACTTGAATGGCAGCCTAATATTGAGCTGGGCGCTAAACGATACTGGGCGTTTAGATGCGAATCTCAAAAAAGGATTATACACAGTCATAGTTAAAGCCGACAATAATATCGTCAGCTCTCATAGAATACATATTGAAGAATCTAAAACCATCACTATCAACATGCAATCTTACGCCTTAGAGGTTACGTGTATTGATCAAGAAGAGAAATATGTGCGAGGGGCAGTAGTTCTCCTCTATGGCTTAGCGGGTTTCTCTACCGAAGGGGGCGCCCATGAAGAGTGGCAGCTTGTGAATTTAGCTAGAACGGATGAAAATGGAACAGCGCTTTTTCATGGTGTTTGGGGCGGAATATATAGGATTACGGTTAAAAGCGGTAAAACAATCGGTGAAAATACGCTGGAAGTCTATGAACCAAAACACATAACCATAAAATGCGACAGAGCATCTCTAAAGATTAGCGTCGTTACATCCGCGCCAATAGAGTATCCTCTTTCAAACGCGTCCGTCCTCTTACAGGATAGTGCCGGCCATCTGCTTTTTAAAGGCTATACTGACGATTATGGAAGCATAGAATTCGAGAACCTATACATCGGCAACTACACGATTTTCGTTGATTGGATGGATACACAAATTTTTTCCGGCGTGGTGAACACTAGATCTGTCAGAGAACTGCGAATAAGAACATCGGTCTTTAAAGTCTCACTGCACGTTAAAGGTCCCCTAGGCGAATCTCTACCCCGCTCAAAAATATTTATCTCGAAAATAATTTCTAGGAGAACCGTGAGTGTAGGGGAGATTGAGGCTGACGATAATGGTTTCATCACGTTTTTCTTGCCTTTCGGTACGTATGAGTTGACTTGTGTGAGCGGGATCTACTATGGTAAAATCACCATTAACTTGTCTGACAATTACAGCGGAGCAATACAATGCAACGTGCACTCGAATGTTTGGGCTCTAATATTCCTGTTATCTTTCCCCCTACTTATCCTGTCCTTAGTGATAGAGCGGAATAAACTTAGGAAGCCGCTGGAATATAGGCGCTACCAAAACATGCTATCGCGACTTGAATCAATGTACAGTAGCGGTTTAGTGGAATACAAGATATATAGGAAACTTAAGGAGGAGTATGAGACGAAACTTATAGAGTTGGGAGGAAGAAGGCGCAGATGAAGAATAAACGTAACATAAACCCGGCTTTATGGATTTTAGCAACGCTTTCCCTCATCGCATTCTCCTTAATTGCATGCTCCAGTAAAGTTGAATGCTACGATGGAAACGTTCAAGTTTGGCTGAGATTCTCTTTAAGAGAGTATCGGTCTGACAACCCTCTCAACAATGTTTCCGTCTCAATTAAAATATCTACGCCTAAAGGAAGATTCGAGCTGGGACCCTACGTAAGTAATGAAACTGGAATAATAGTTGTTCCTTTAGGAGAATTCTCCGCTAAGGATTTATCTACACCATTAAGATTAACTGATTTAGTCTTGTCGGGCGACTATATTCCGATTAAGGTTAACAACGTTTTTCTTGAAGACATACCGTTTTCAGCGCAGTATAAGTCTAGACAGGTTGAATTCTCAAATATGCAGATTACGGTTGAACATGAATTTTTCGAGAGAACCGCAGTAGTTAATGTTGATTGCTGGGCCCTTAGAGGCAAATTAGTCTCGATTTCAGACTGTGATCCGATAACTGGTGAAAGATCGGTGATCGGCATAAAGATGGCTGCTAAAGCTGTCCCCGAGGATGAGGTGAAAAGGGATGTTTATGAAAGTCTTTACTTTATTCCGGTTGGCTATAGCACGCTCATATACCATGCGCCTAAAACTAGAGTGGAATACGTTTACCCAAATCTCAAAATCGTCGTGGATGAGAACACATCTTCACTAAACTGGATGTATCATGCGGCGAAATCCTATGGAAATTATAGGATGGGTCTGGTTGACAGAGAAATCAATTGGCTGAAGTCTGCTGGC is a genomic window of Candidatus Bathyarchaeia archaeon containing:
- a CDS encoding T9SS type A sorting domain-containing protein, which produces MACDGKTLAKTILILMNAIFFLVLCMAPLTALCSTLSKYNSAENTNVNVTLVISSGDGKIIPNNLTVSIYDLNGSLILSWALNDTGRLDANLKKGLYTVIVKADNNIVSSHRIHIEESKTITINMQSYALEVTCIDQEEKYVRGAVVLLYGLAGFSTEGGAHEEWQLVNLARTDENGTALFHGVWGGIYRITVKSGKTIGENTLEVYEPKHITIKCDRASLKISVVTSAPIEYPLSNASVLLQDSAGHLLFKGYTDDYGSIEFENLYIGNYTIFVDWMDTQIFSGVVNTRSVRELRIRTSVFKVSLHVKGPLGESLPRSKIFISKIISRRTVSVGEIEADDNGFITFFLPFGTYELTCVSGIYYGKITINLSDNYSGAIQCNVHSNVWALIFLLSFPLLILSLVIERNKLRKPLEYRRYQNMLSRLESMYSSGLVEYKIYRKLKEEYETKLIELGGRRRR
- the trpB gene encoding tryptophan synthase subunit beta, coding for MPKLSEYPTNGKYGRFGGRFVPETLMSALIELEEAYLKAKEDEEFKTQLKYYLSEYAGRPTPLYYARNLTKRLGGAKIYLKREDLAHGGAHKINNTIGQALLAKRMGKKRVIAETGAGQHGVATAMACAALGLRAEIYMGSEDMRRQRLNVFRMELLGAKVHPVESGSKTLKDAINEALRDWVTNVKTTYYLIGSVVGPHPYPMMVRDFQSVIGLEIRGQILEKEGRLPDILVACVGGGSNAMGTFYPFLDDLEVELYGVEAAGEGIETGRHAASLCAGSEGVFHGMRTYVLQDEDGQITTTHSISAGLDYPGVGPEHSFLKEVGRAKYVAVTDREAVEAFLELSRSEGIIPALEPSHALAYAMRIAPNLSRDTIIVVTLSGRGDKDVEVAASYLGVKI
- the trpA gene encoding tryptophan synthase subunit alpha, producing the protein MRAIEEKFRSLGRRGEGALIGYVTCGDPMPDYTLKIAKALISGGIDMLELGIPFSDPIADGPIIQRAAMRALKAGVRPLTVMETAKKISAAHPNTPIIILTYFNLIFKAGLERFFNLAKENDIDGVIVPDLSVEEASEYKAVAERYDVDTIFLAAPSTPNGRLKKIIEYSSGFIYLVSVHGVTGPRERLRKESIDFVRRASSMSGGKIPIAVGFGISKPSHVRRVIAEGADGAIVGSKIVKIMEENIDNEARMLSKIESFIRVLKKSTVKNSSSAMRF